GGGGAGGATGCGCCCACCGGGTTGATGCTGGGGATGGCGATGAGGCGCTGCAGGCCGGCGATGAGGGCATCGCGATAGGCGTGCGCCCGCTCGCGCAGGGCCGGCAGGATATCTTCAGGCAGGGCGTCATGGTGTGGCGATGACATGGGCGCGTTCCTCGATGCTCTCGGCTGTGGGGTTAGAACGCTTCACGCATACGCTGATGAAAATCGCGCACGTGTTCCCGCATGATTTCGGCCGCTTTATCGGCGTTGCCGTATTCCAGCGCGTCCAGGAGCTCCTCATGGCGTTCGATGGAGCTGGCGACCGAACCGACGCGGGTCAGCGCCAGCCGCCAGAGCCGCAGGGACTTGTCGTACAGGCTGACGATGACATCGGCCAGGTGTTTGTTGCCGGCGGCCTCGGCCACCGTGAGGTGAAATTGGCGGTCGATCTCCATCAGCTTCTCCACATCACCCGGGGCCGTATGGGCGAGCTGATGGGTCAAGGAGCGGAGCCGTTCCAACTGCTGAGGGGTGATGCGTTGGGCGGCCAACTGCGCCGCCAGCCCCTCCACCGCCAGGCGCAGTTCCGCGATCTCCTGCAGGTCGGTCAGGCTGATATCCGCCACGTAGATGCCGCGCTGGGGGATGATGACCACCAGGTTCTCGCAGGCCAGCATTTTCAGGGCCTCGCGCACCGGGGTTCGGCCGGTGCCCAGCTCCTCCGCCAGGCCGGATTCGACCAGTAATTCGCCGGGAGCGTATTCCAGCCGGATGATCTTCTCCCGGATAGTGCGATAGGCTCGTTCGGTTGC
The sequence above is drawn from the Anaerolineae bacterium genome and encodes:
- a CDS encoding GntR family transcriptional regulator → MAQTATERAYRTIREKIIRLEYAPGELLVESGLAEELGTGRTPVREALKMLACENLVVIIPQRGIYVADISLTDLQEIAELRLAVEGLAAQLAAQRITPQQLERLRSLTHQLAHTAPGDVEKLMEIDRQFHLTVAEAAGNKHLADVIVSLYDKSLRLWRLALTRVGSVASSIERHEELLDALEYGNADKAAEIMREHVRDFHQRMREAF